One region of Salvelinus namaycush isolate Seneca chromosome 3, SaNama_1.0, whole genome shotgun sequence genomic DNA includes:
- the LOC120044132 gene encoding testis-expressed protein 2-like: MEDSELIFLERHDEGEGPTVAFSKDKPGVREARDSRPDSGLGLGLGLKPGQGRRSSGFHIPLSPSSPGSLADLAMASSPPPGLVKSSSTELQTKETGSLRSSKPLLSLVKSLSTEISHLEPEVYLSKSDSKLHMHPWKQFTQTQPKLQEAGSGNDSWMAPPSPVSPTEPKGSSLMTEFEDTRRKFSEAIQDPMSMWGKMMGDESSSGSPKQKVSGGVGDSPASLGSYGGGGSGTPLNIEDGSTETQVRYRRGTDSKLGVCETPLRRPRRGPLKPSLSPEHHSQLGDSLYEICTNGDLIQVVEVQGGGSSGAGTRGQHRGTRPQARGRIPVASVPVRWLLFVGVLAYGFFVLPLPSYVTGLSLGLACGFLLGLVVVLVFTPRPASRALPPWGTTGARWSQDNSLLPSDPVGGPRTDAEVLEGWMNEMPVYDPETYHPSLTHSVYATLSGSCLRLAYPRTNIPRRAAFDELPHEAVFLRSRCYQLANCKVSLLPAALARKRVWNKKYPICIILAEGEVGREEEERVEEGQEEEERTDKQTLPDTQTQGLPDTLYLFGRTGREKEDWFQHFLLASRSEFKSSPIRDVPKSEVLCSGSSSMDSTENLPPLIGLRDLVDYGSYMSRLIGLEGSSPSPSPCHSDQGSPTARKKFPSEEASTEGGCPAEGQPAWVNALVGRIFWDFLREKYWVDLVAHKIQKKLSKIRLPYFVNELKLADLDMGTCIPQALSISKPSLDHRGLWLEMEVVYTGCLQMTLETKLNLCKLGKEKSIGVEADGDIPETSQPRLCVLADSDEESSSAGSSDEEEVPPTEPQGTLGDKSTGTPPPPATDGGGSTGRRFLRFVDKIASSKYFQKATENEYIKKKIAEVSNMPLMLTVEVLELSGTLAVNIPPPPTDRIWYSFRVPPRLDLRVRPMLGEREVTFTHVTEWIEKKLSREFQKEFVMPNMDDLYLPLMSSVLDNPPAAQYSPAHSSRRSSNNSQYYVSE; this comes from the exons ATGGAGGACAGTGAGCTTATCTTTCTGGAGCGCCATGATGAAGGCGAGGGCCCTACCGTGGCCTTCTCCAAAGACAAGCCTGGAGTCAGGGAGGCCAGGGACAGTAGGCCCGACTCAGGCCTGGGGCTAGGTTTGGGGCTGAAGCCAGGCCAGGGACGCCGCTCCTCGGGCTTccacatccccctctccccctcctctccggGCTCCCTGGCTGACCTGGCCATGGCCTCATCGCCGCCCCCCGGCCTGGTGAAGTCCTCCTCCACAGAGCTGCAGACCAAAGAGACTGGTTCCTTGAGAAGCTCCAAACCCCTCCTCAGCCTGGTCAAGTCCCTCTCCACCGAGATCTCCCACCTCGAGCCCGAGGTCTACCTCTCCAAGTCGGACTCCAAGCTCCACATGCACCCCTGGAAGCAGTTCACCCAGACCCAACCCAAGCTCCAGGAGGCTGGTTCTGGGAATGATAGCTGGATGGCACCCCCGTCCCCCGTCTCCCCCACGGAGCCCAAAGGAAGTTCCCTGATGACCGAGTTCGAGGACACGCGGAGGAAGTTCTCGGAGGCCATACAGGACCCCATGAGCATGTGGGGTAAAATGATGGGGGACGAGTCGAGCTCGGGGAGCCCCAAGCAGAAGGTGTCTGGGGGGGTCGGGGACTCACCTGCCTCCCTTGGTAGCTATGGAGGTGGTGGGAGTGGGACCCCATTGAACATTGAAGACGGGAGCACAGAGACACAAGTAAGATACAGACGTGGAACAGACAGCAAACTGGGTGTGTGTGAAACCCCACTAAGGAGACCCAGGAGGGGCCCTTTGAAGCCCTCACTTTCCCCAGAGCACCACAGCCAGCTGGGGGATAGCCTCTACGAGATCTGCACCAATGGAGACCTCATCCAGGTGGTAGAGGTCCAGGGGGGCGGATCCAGTGGAGCTGGTACCAGAGGCCAGCATCGAGGAACCCGTCCCCAGGCTCGAGGCAGGATTCCTGTGGCCTCAGTGCCTGTCCGCTGGCTCTTGTTTGTGGGCGTACTTGCCTACGGGTTCTTTGTGCTCCCTCTGCCCTCCTATGTGACTGGGCTGTCCCTGGGGCTAGCATGTGGGTTCCTGTTAGGGTTGGTGGTGGTCCTGGTGTTCACGCCCCGTCCGGCATCCAGAGCTTTGCCACCCTGGGGCACTACAGGGGCCCGGTGGTCCCAAGACAACAGCCTGCTGCCCTCGGACCCTGTTGGTGGGCCGCGCACAGATGCAGAAGTCCTGGAG GGCTGGATGAACGAGATGCCCGTGTACGACCCGGAGACATACCACCCATCGCTCACCCACTCTGTGTATGCCACCCTGTCGGGCAGCTGCCTACGCCTGGCCTACCCCCGCACCAACATCCCCCGACGGGCAGCCTTCGACGAACTGCCCCATGAAGCCGTGTTCCTGCGCTCGCGCTGCTACCAGCTGGCCAACTGCAAG GTCTCCCTGTTGCCTGCTGCCTTGGCACGGAAGAGAGTTTGGAATAAGAAGTACCCTATCTGTATCATACTGGccgagggagaggtggggagagaggaggaggagagagtggaagaggggcaagaggaggaggagaggacagacaagcagacactcccagacacacagacacagggccTCCCCGACACTCTCTACCTCTTTGGTCGtacaggaagagagaaggaggattGGTTCCAGCACTTCCTGTTAGCCTCGAGGTCAGAGTTCAAGAGTAGCCCAATCAGAGACGTGCCCAAGTCTG agGTGTTATGTAGTGGGAGCTCCAGTATGGACAGTACGGAGAACCTTCCCCCTCTGATTGGCCTGCGTGACCTGGTGGACTACGGCTCCTACATGAGCCGCCTCATTGGCTTAGAGGGTAGcagtcccagccccagcccctgCCACAGCGACCAGGGAAGCCCCACAGCCAGGAAGAAG TTCCCCAGTGAGGAGGCATCAACAGAGGGGGGCTGCCCAGCAGAGGGCCAACCGGCCTGGGTCAATGCCCTGGTGGGGAGGATCTTCTGGGACTTCCTCCGGGAGAAGTACTGGGTGGACCTGGTGGCCCACAAGATCCAGAAGAAGCTGAGTAAGATCAGG TTGCCGTACTTTGTGAATGAACTGAAGTTGGCTGATCTGGACATGGGTACCTGCATACCTCAGGCGCTCAGCATCTCCAAACCCTCACTGGaccacagag GCCTGTGGTTGGAGATGGAGGTGGTATATACAGGCTGCCTACAGATGACCCTGGAGACGAAGTTGAACCTGTGTAAACTGGGGAAGGAGAAGTCCATTGGGGTGGAGGCTGACGGAGACATCCCAGAGACCAGCCAA CCCAGGCTGTGTGTATTAGCTGACAGCGATGAGGAGTCCTCCAGTGCCGGCTCGTCTGATGAGGAGGAGGTGCCGCCCACTGAACCCCAGGGAACTCTGGGAGATAAGAGCACAGGCACGCCACCACCACCAGCGACTGATGG AGGTGGGAGCACCGGCAGACGGTTCCTGAGGTTCGTGGACAAGATCGCCTCGTCCAAGTACTTCCAGAAGGCCACAGAGAACGAGTACATCAAGAAGAAGATCGCTGAGGTCTCCAACATGCCACTGATGCTCACTGTGGAAGTTCTGGAACTCTCAGGGACTCTGGCTGTCAACATTCCACCTCCCCCTACTGACAGGATATG GTACAGTTTCCGCGTGCCTCCCAGGCTGGACCTGCGTGTGCGTCCCATGCTAGGGGAGAGGGAGGTCACCTTCACACACGTCACAGAGTGGATCGAGAAGAAGCTGAGTCGAGAGTTTCAG AAGGAGTTTGTGATGCCCAACATGGACGACCTCTATCTTCCTCTCATGTCCTCCGTGCTGGACAACCCTCCAGCAGCCCAGTATTCCCCAGCCCACTCCTCACGCCGCTCCTCCAACAACTCCCAGTACTATGTGTCTGAATAG